The Niastella koreensis GR20-10 genome includes a window with the following:
- a CDS encoding site-specific integrase has translation MMLEKSVGFLFLLRKPSPFRKGPWLLNLRITVDGIAKELSLKRRWEIGRWDSNKQRAAGTKEDARALNVYIDLILAKAQGARANMIEKEQHITAQGIKDVLSGATERRRMFKLVFEDHNKEMAALVDKKEYSPATLERFTTAKNFFFEFLEIQHKLKDINIHSLNLEIVKGFYLWLRTTRNCNHNSATKYITNVKKIVLLCVKHGWLKSDPWALFDMSLDEVDTVFLTKAQLETLIHKPIENERLSIVRDVFVFSCLTGLAYADISNLKLTELSIGIDGKIWIQKKRKKSKVPFKVPLLARTLEIIEKYKSHPRCIKFGSVLPVLSNSTYNEYLKEIAALCGIDIGLTTHVARHTFATTVTLLNGISLIALRDMLGHKRISQTEHYAKVLPIMISNEMEVLEQKLERGIVKSKIGE, from the coding sequence ATGATGTTGGAGAAAAGCGTAGGATTTTTGTTCCTTTTAAGAAAGCCGAGTCCGTTTAGAAAAGGTCCCTGGTTGCTAAATCTGCGGATCACTGTTGATGGTATTGCAAAAGAGCTGTCACTAAAACGCCGATGGGAAATCGGTCGGTGGGATTCCAATAAGCAACGAGCTGCCGGTACGAAGGAAGACGCCAGGGCATTGAACGTTTATATCGATCTGATACTCGCCAAAGCACAGGGTGCAAGGGCAAATATGATCGAGAAGGAGCAGCATATTACGGCTCAGGGAATAAAAGATGTGCTTTCCGGTGCGACGGAACGGCGACGAATGTTCAAGTTAGTGTTTGAGGACCATAATAAGGAAATGGCGGCGCTGGTCGATAAGAAAGAATATAGCCCGGCCACATTAGAGCGATTTACTACTGCAAAAAACTTCTTTTTTGAATTTTTAGAAATTCAACACAAGCTTAAGGATATTAATATCCATTCCTTAAACCTTGAAATTGTAAAAGGTTTTTATTTGTGGTTACGGACTACCCGAAATTGTAATCACAATTCTGCTACGAAGTATATTACCAATGTGAAAAAGATTGTTTTGCTGTGTGTTAAACATGGTTGGTTAAAAAGTGATCCCTGGGCGTTGTTTGATATGTCGTTAGATGAAGTAGATACTGTGTTCTTAACTAAAGCACAGCTGGAAACGCTAATACACAAGCCAATTGAAAATGAGCGGCTGAGTATTGTAAGGGACGTTTTTGTATTCAGTTGTTTAACAGGTCTGGCTTATGCCGATATTTCAAATTTAAAATTGACTGAACTAAGCATAGGCATTGACGGTAAAATCTGGATTCAAAAGAAACGGAAAAAATCGAAGGTTCCGTTTAAAGTTCCTTTGCTTGCAAGAACCTTGGAGATAATTGAAAAGTATAAAAGCCATCCGCGGTGCATTAAATTCGGCTCGGTGCTTCCGGTGTTAAGTAATTCTACATACAACGAGTACCTAAAAGAGATTGCAGCTTTATGTGGTATTGACATTGGATTAACCACGCATGTGGCGCGTCACACATTTGCTACGACGGTTACCCTTCTTAATGGTATTTCACTTATTGCGCTACGGGATATGCTTGGACATAAAAGAATTTCACAAACAGAACATTATGCTAAGGTGTTGCCAATCATGATCAGCAATGAAATGGAGGTGTTAGAACAAAAACTGGAAAGAGGAATTGTAAAGTCGAAAATAGGCGAGTAG
- a CDS encoding IPT/TIG domain-containing protein produces MNIRNVTFILMLGLLILFSMCKKDTASPPPNTGGNGGNGGNGSNNNGLRFVSFSPESGAIGDTVNINFTGYANNISVNFGNTPARVLSFNTTTTNNVQSTVIRVLVPDMPDTTTKIKVKVDTVLFTSEKSFTRTNIPQFSGFSPANGFIGDTITITGTFYERYTPDVRFGNIRASVISNDNKTMKIVVPNDIDNATPAITVVDGQTMTSTTLFHLKAPVIDSITPKTAYIGQTVRIIGKGFLGPFSSTYNNVYLDNSLVYNNAESNTSIAINTKNASLGSHTIAVEVAGLKTVAKDPLSLIAPVPPVITSILEDTVTNGTTIEIMGNHLLSPAPEMPATVTTVDQDGNIRNFRIQYNADNEIIAWVPSLSKTGQYKITVTVLSSSVTYSKPLTYLSY; encoded by the coding sequence ATGAACATTAGAAATGTAACTTTTATCCTGATGCTTGGCCTCCTTATCCTTTTTTCTATGTGCAAAAAAGATACGGCTAGCCCGCCCCCCAATACAGGAGGAAATGGCGGTAATGGCGGTAATGGCTCAAACAACAATGGTTTGCGGTTTGTAAGTTTTTCTCCGGAATCAGGAGCTATTGGAGATACTGTTAATATTAATTTTACCGGCTACGCCAATAATATAAGCGTGAACTTTGGCAATACGCCAGCAAGGGTACTAAGTTTTAATACAACCACCACCAATAATGTACAGAGCACAGTAATCAGGGTATTAGTACCTGATATGCCTGATACAACAACAAAGATCAAGGTAAAGGTAGATACCGTGTTATTCACATCTGAAAAAAGCTTTACCAGAACAAATATTCCTCAGTTTTCAGGATTTTCACCTGCTAATGGATTTATCGGAGATACCATTACCATTACAGGAACATTTTATGAAAGATATACGCCTGATGTTCGCTTTGGAAATATTCGTGCATCGGTAATTTCGAATGATAATAAGACGATGAAGATTGTAGTACCGAATGATATAGACAATGCAACTCCTGCTATTACTGTTGTTGACGGACAAACTATGACGAGTACAACGCTCTTTCATTTAAAGGCGCCCGTGATTGACTCTATAACACCTAAAACGGCATATATAGGGCAGACAGTAAGAATAATAGGAAAAGGATTCCTTGGTCCTTTTTCTTCCACGTACAACAATGTGTACCTGGATAATTCACTTGTATATAATAATGCTGAAAGCAATACGTCAATAGCCATAAATACTAAAAATGCCAGTCTCGGATCACACACTATTGCTGTAGAAGTTGCCGGTTTGAAAACCGTGGCAAAAGACCCCCTGAGTCTGATTGCGCCGGTTCCACCAGTAATTACTTCCATTCTTGAGGACACGGTTACTAATGGTACTACAATTGAAATTATGGGGAATCACCTGCTTTCTCCTGCTCCTGAAATGCCTGCAACAGTTACAACAGTTGATCAGGATGGCAATATAAGAAATTTTCGCATCCAGTACAATGCTGATAATGAGATCATTGCGTGGGTACCCTCTTTAAGCAAAACAGGGCAATATAAGATAACGGTAACTGTATTGTCGTCATCAGTTACGTATAGCAAGCCGCTTACCTATTTAAGTTATTGA
- a CDS encoding RNA polymerase sigma factor, which translates to MENKNTLELAISGDINAFQILFAEFQNQLKSYLYRLLTDRNDVDDLAHDTFIKAFSKISTFNQESSLKTWVFKIATNLAYDHLRKLKRWGADAQDRAADLAISSEEIRQVFWMVHDNSPAGAYEMKEHIDYCFTCISKTLPIENQVALILKNIYNFQVNEIGIILEKTEGVIKHLLNDARNIMTDIFENRCALINKNGVCHQCSHINEIFNPKQDQQEELMKLELVKASKKYNREQLFALRTALVKAIDPLHAAGTDFHEEIMRCLRTAIGEKSSFFDKKTRNAYEDNKTFEE; encoded by the coding sequence ATGGAAAATAAAAATACCCTTGAATTGGCCATATCAGGCGACATCAATGCGTTTCAGATACTGTTTGCAGAATTTCAGAATCAGTTGAAATCCTATCTGTATCGTTTGCTTACTGATCGGAACGATGTAGATGACCTGGCGCATGATACCTTTATAAAAGCGTTTTCTAAAATATCAACCTTTAACCAGGAGTCTTCCCTGAAAACCTGGGTATTTAAGATAGCTACCAACCTGGCGTATGATCATTTAAGAAAATTAAAAAGATGGGGCGCTGATGCACAGGACCGGGCAGCCGACCTGGCCATTAGTTCAGAAGAGATAAGGCAGGTATTCTGGATGGTACACGATAATTCTCCTGCCGGTGCTTACGAAATGAAAGAGCATATCGACTACTGTTTCACCTGTATTTCAAAAACTTTACCGATAGAAAATCAGGTAGCGTTGATCTTAAAGAATATCTATAATTTTCAAGTAAATGAAATTGGTATTATACTCGAAAAAACGGAAGGTGTAATAAAACACCTGTTGAATGACGCCAGAAATATAATGACGGACATTTTCGAGAACCGATGCGCGTTAATCAATAAGAATGGTGTTTGTCACCAATGCAGCCATATCAATGAAATTTTCAATCCTAAACAGGATCAACAGGAAGAATTGATGAAATTAGAATTAGTAAAGGCATCGAAGAAATATAATAGAGAGCAGCTTTTTGCTTTGCGGACAGCCTTAGTAAAGGCTATTGATCCACTGCATGCTGCCGGTACCGACTTCCACGAAGAAATCATGCGGTGTCTCAGAACGGCCATCGGTGAAAAAAGTAGTTTCTTTGACAAGAAGACCAGAAATGCCTATGAAGACAATAAAACTTTTGAGGAGTAA
- a CDS encoding AraC family transcriptional regulator, producing MKKTQSTTTNLPGVLYTHFGSKKVVGEQFISEHGLCQIISGKLQVADAGRTKVFGPGDLLFYRKNFLAKFIKQNDGLFPFRSITVVFDRSALAQFSRQYNQGFEEPFPDKEAVLQLNSSLLLENYFQTLLPYFDTPLPDHLVNLKRQEALMLLLQINPAFKNILFDLDQPGKIDLEAFMQQHFSFNVEMKRFAYLSGRSLATFKRDFEKIFHTTPNRWLQERRLQEAHFLIKELKKRPSEVYLEVGFETLAHFSYAFKQFYGVNPSKVSATKK from the coding sequence ATGAAAAAAACGCAGTCGACCACAACCAATCTTCCCGGCGTTCTATACACTCACTTTGGATCAAAAAAAGTGGTGGGTGAACAGTTTATCAGTGAACATGGGTTGTGTCAGATCATTTCAGGCAAATTACAGGTAGCAGATGCCGGCCGCACAAAAGTATTTGGCCCCGGCGACCTGCTGTTCTATCGAAAGAATTTTCTAGCCAAATTCATAAAACAAAACGACGGGCTTTTTCCGTTCCGGTCTATCACAGTTGTGTTCGACCGAAGCGCGCTTGCCCAGTTCAGCCGGCAATACAACCAGGGATTTGAAGAACCTTTCCCTGATAAGGAAGCTGTATTGCAACTGAACAGCAGCCTGCTGCTGGAGAATTATTTCCAAACCCTGCTCCCCTATTTTGATACGCCGTTGCCCGATCACCTGGTGAACCTGAAACGCCAGGAGGCACTTATGCTGTTGCTGCAGATAAACCCGGCATTTAAAAATATCCTGTTCGATCTTGACCAACCGGGGAAAATAGACCTGGAGGCCTTTATGCAGCAGCACTTTAGTTTCAATGTAGAAATGAAAAGGTTTGCATATCTCTCGGGTAGAAGTCTGGCCACTTTTAAACGGGATTTTGAAAAGATCTTTCACACCACGCCTAATCGCTGGCTGCAGGAGCGGCGGTTGCAGGAAGCGCATTTCCTCATAAAGGAATTGAAAAAACGGCCTTCAGAGGTATATCTCGAAGTGGGGTTTGAAACCCTCGCCCACTTTTCCTATGCATTCAAACAATTCTATGGAGTAAATCCATCGAAAGTATCGGCCACTAAAAAATAA
- a CDS encoding AAA family ATPase — MQNFYIISGGPGSGKTSLLHALAKQGIPCMPEAGRAIIQDQMAIGGSALHWGDKSAFAELMLSWEMRSYREAQQLQGPVLFDRGVPDVMGYLMLSQLPVPVHVEKAAHLFKYNRYVFMAPPWKEIFMQDDERTQTFAEAKATYDSLVNVYLKLGYTPLALPLDTMAERVQFVLKNIIHG; from the coding sequence ATGCAGAACTTTTACATCATCTCAGGCGGACCGGGTTCAGGGAAAACCTCCCTTCTCCATGCCTTGGCCAAACAGGGTATTCCCTGTATGCCGGAAGCCGGCCGGGCCATCATCCAGGACCAAATGGCCATTGGCGGCTCAGCCCTGCACTGGGGCGACAAATCCGCCTTTGCCGAACTGATGCTCAGTTGGGAAATGCGCTCCTACCGCGAAGCGCAGCAGTTGCAAGGCCCCGTTTTGTTCGACAGGGGCGTTCCTGATGTAATGGGTTATTTGATGCTGAGCCAGTTGCCGGTACCGGTACATGTTGAAAAAGCAGCGCATCTTTTCAAATACAATCGGTACGTTTTTATGGCTCCCCCATGGAAGGAGATCTTTATGCAGGATGACGAACGGACACAAACTTTTGCGGAGGCCAAGGCTACCTACGACAGCCTGGTAAACGTATATTTGAAACTCGGGTATACCCCGCTTGCTCTTCCGCTGGACACAATGGCCGAACGTGTTCAATTTGTGTTAAAGAACATAATCCATGGATAA
- a CDS encoding SDR family NAD(P)-dependent oxidoreductase, translating to MNKTILITGASSGIGEATSLYFAQQGWQVIATMRNPEKEKDHIKEPNIFVTRLEVTEPASVETAIQQGIQKFGKIDVLINNAGYGQQGLFEAVSPEKIQEQFDVNVFGLMHVTRAMLPQQLRMARIVCGTWPVLILNNW from the coding sequence ATGAACAAAACAATACTCATTACCGGGGCTTCCTCCGGTATAGGGGAAGCTACGTCCCTGTATTTCGCCCAACAAGGCTGGCAGGTAATTGCCACTATGCGTAATCCCGAAAAGGAAAAAGACCACATCAAAGAGCCGAACATTTTTGTTACCCGGCTCGAGGTAACAGAACCGGCCTCTGTTGAAACCGCCATTCAACAGGGCATTCAAAAATTCGGGAAGATAGATGTGCTGATCAACAATGCCGGCTATGGTCAGCAGGGACTTTTTGAAGCGGTGTCGCCAGAAAAGATCCAGGAACAGTTTGATGTGAATGTATTTGGGTTAATGCATGTAACCCGGGCTATGTTGCCGCAGCAGTTACGGATGGCACGCATCGTTTGCGGTACCTGGCCGGTCCTGATATTGAACAACTGGTGA
- a CDS encoding SDR family NAD(P)-dependent oxidoreductase, with the protein MQDLKDKVAVVFAASGEIAGAVARSFSQHGAKVYVTARNMDFVKALAKEINANGGQAEAAQVDALNETEIDNCLKKVVADTGRLDIIFNGIGVSYSEMGDRLPTTVATFEQFMAPMEKICGSQFLTSRVAAKYMIQTQSEGTILLLTAALSRSKLPNLAGITAASAAIEGLTRVMSAEWGKDGIKVICVCAGALMETNRISGWINAAAKQYGIPVEQLIAQYKAFDILKMSPTLKQLGDTAAFLASDTGVAFNSHVVDVDCGKLNIL; encoded by the coding sequence ATGCAAGATCTAAAAGACAAAGTAGCCGTTGTATTTGCCGCATCCGGAGAGATTGCGGGAGCAGTTGCACGGTCGTTTTCTCAACACGGAGCAAAAGTGTATGTTACCGCCCGAAACATGGACTTCGTAAAAGCTTTAGCCAAAGAAATCAATGCCAATGGCGGACAAGCAGAAGCCGCCCAGGTAGATGCGTTGAATGAAACCGAGATAGACAATTGCTTAAAAAAAGTTGTTGCCGACACTGGCAGGCTGGATATCATATTCAATGGTATCGGGGTTAGTTATAGCGAGATGGGTGACCGCCTGCCCACAACGGTAGCTACTTTCGAACAATTCATGGCGCCGATGGAAAAGATCTGCGGTTCACAATTCCTTACTTCAAGGGTAGCGGCGAAGTATATGATACAAACCCAATCAGAGGGAACCATCTTACTTTTAACAGCCGCGCTATCCAGATCAAAATTGCCCAATCTGGCAGGTATTACGGCCGCCAGCGCAGCCATTGAAGGATTGACTCGTGTAATGTCTGCAGAATGGGGTAAAGATGGTATTAAGGTGATCTGCGTATGCGCGGGCGCATTGATGGAAACAAATAGGATTTCCGGATGGATAAATGCCGCTGCCAAACAGTATGGAATACCTGTGGAGCAGTTGATTGCACAGTACAAAGCATTTGACATTTTAAAAATGAGCCCCACATTGAAGCAATTGGGGGATACGGCGGCATTTCTCGCATCTGATACAGGTGTAGCTTTCAATAGTCATGTTGTTGATGTAGATTGCGGCAAGCTCAATATTTTATAA
- a CDS encoding dienelactone hydrolase family protein, whose product MYLSTGILYAFSLLLPKPEKGIWIKISGFLMIASSVIYSSALVSYTSYSSAEINNKVEKISEWVYLGSSMIPVSLIIHFIGELKRISLNNAGLQMRKGLRTVSQLAAIVSFIFMLIFGIRIYSDCYTPVDWAKRNFEKTKKMAQLFELRNFVNSKGEVLPYRILKPLDYDPTKKYPLVVSLPYGGQPGTDWIRQIEGSVAAELLSTDDNRKKYPAFIFIPHCPPGSGWGGIPYYPSIDSLVFDAISSLNTQFNIDSERRYVTGLSRGGYGAWNFICKRPDLFAAAIPVCGGGDTALASRAISVAVWAFHGKNDKNVPVSGSRDMINAMKNAGGHPRYTEFPDEGHNIWYKTSITPGLWDWLFSQRAND is encoded by the coding sequence ATGTATTTAAGTACCGGTATATTATATGCGTTTAGCCTTTTATTACCCAAGCCAGAAAAAGGAATATGGATAAAGATATCCGGCTTTCTTATGATAGCCAGCAGCGTAATCTATTCATCAGCCCTTGTCTCGTACACATCATATTCATCTGCTGAAATTAACAACAAAGTCGAAAAGATATCTGAATGGGTTTATTTAGGCAGCAGCATGATTCCTGTTTCATTGATCATTCATTTTATTGGTGAACTCAAAAGAATTTCGCTCAACAATGCTGGTTTGCAGATGCGAAAAGGTTTACGTACTGTTTCGCAACTAGCAGCAATAGTAAGTTTTATATTTATGCTAATATTTGGAATAAGGATATATTCCGATTGTTATACTCCCGTTGATTGGGCAAAGCGGAACTTTGAAAAGACAAAGAAGATGGCTCAGTTATTTGAACTCAGAAATTTTGTGAATAGTAAAGGCGAGGTGTTGCCGTATAGAATTCTAAAACCACTGGACTATGACCCTACAAAAAAATACCCGTTGGTTGTATCGCTACCTTATGGTGGTCAGCCCGGAACGGATTGGATAAGACAAATTGAAGGGTCGGTTGCTGCTGAATTGTTGTCAACTGACGATAACAGAAAGAAGTATCCTGCTTTTATTTTTATTCCTCACTGCCCGCCGGGTAGCGGCTGGGGAGGTATTCCATACTATCCGTCAATAGATTCACTGGTGTTTGACGCTATCAGTTCTTTGAATACGCAGTTCAACATAGACAGCGAAAGGCGTTATGTAACAGGTCTATCAAGAGGCGGATACGGCGCATGGAACTTTATTTGTAAACGCCCCGATTTATTTGCTGCTGCGATACCAGTTTGCGGAGGAGGTGATACCGCCCTTGCCTCAAGGGCAATAAGCGTAGCCGTATGGGCTTTCCATGGTAAAAATGACAAAAACGTTCCGGTTAGTGGTTCCAGGGATATGATCAATGCAATGAAAAATGCGGGTGGCCATCCAAGATATACGGAGTTTCCCGATGAAGGCCATAATATCTGGTATAAAACAAGTATAACACCAGGTTTATGGGATTGGCTTTTTTCCCAAAGGGCCAACGATTAA
- a CDS encoding alpha/beta hydrolase, protein MKYSMIGLLLLLGSIAVSQGYVPKIEPCTCMIKVDSSLISTCGYLIVPENRQQPAGRTVKLPFVYLKKSASDTAVTLFTTGGPGYSTIANFTEITAKSDFFQFGSLIIFDQRGTKRAVPCLDCAEINAAQIKGYKENLSVDSLRLEATKQCRKRLVAQGIDLSSYTTIESAADINDLRLALQLGKLNLLGISYSGGLMLTVAKNYPECVKSLILNSPLPAFTNYEEEGLFNINEAFNQVFDNCEADSTDKSTYGTLRDRFRQYFTGITGKTFTIAYTTKGDSQSRQIHYTKNELLDALLNRMNHRQIKEVPFVMNELVNGRHEPYVKEILDGIFKGDERLSHGMRYSIYCSEQIAYARKKLIKKQELILPWLAGYKFNDPDHAICDCWKVKPEPPTAKEPVYSNIPAIIAAGDVDPWCRPHYNRLIKRYMPNSQLLIVHDQGHLPPFYVNGVDYLKTFIQNPYKKLVAGKGVAVE, encoded by the coding sequence ATGAAATATAGCATGATTGGCTTGTTACTCCTGCTCGGTTCTATCGCTGTTAGTCAGGGATATGTGCCAAAGATTGAACCTTGTACCTGCATGATAAAAGTAGATTCCTCGCTTATTTCTACCTGCGGTTATTTAATAGTGCCGGAAAACCGTCAGCAACCGGCAGGCAGAACCGTAAAACTGCCATTTGTTTATTTAAAGAAATCAGCATCCGATACAGCTGTGACCTTATTTACCACTGGCGGGCCCGGCTATAGTACCATTGCTAATTTTACGGAGATCACCGCAAAGTCTGACTTCTTTCAATTTGGTAGTTTGATCATCTTCGATCAGCGGGGAACAAAAAGGGCCGTGCCCTGCCTGGATTGCGCCGAAATAAATGCGGCGCAGATCAAAGGATATAAAGAAAATCTGTCGGTAGACAGTCTGCGTTTGGAGGCGACAAAACAGTGCCGGAAGCGGTTGGTGGCGCAGGGAATCGATCTTTCCAGTTATACTACCATAGAAAGCGCGGCCGATATTAACGACCTGCGTCTGGCTTTGCAATTGGGAAAATTGAATTTACTGGGCATTTCGTATAGCGGTGGTTTAATGCTTACCGTTGCTAAAAATTATCCGGAATGCGTGAAGTCGCTTATTTTAAATTCCCCATTGCCTGCCTTTACGAATTATGAAGAAGAAGGGTTGTTCAATATTAATGAAGCATTTAACCAGGTTTTTGATAATTGCGAAGCCGATTCAACCGATAAAAGCACCTATGGTACCCTGAGAGACCGGTTCCGCCAGTATTTTACCGGGATCACGGGAAAAACATTTACGATAGCTTATACTACAAAAGGCGATTCGCAAAGCCGGCAAATTCATTATACAAAGAATGAGCTGCTGGATGCCCTGTTGAACCGGATGAATCACCGGCAAATAAAGGAGGTGCCGTTTGTAATGAACGAACTGGTCAATGGCCGGCATGAGCCCTATGTAAAAGAAATACTTGATGGCATCTTTAAAGGCGATGAACGCCTGTCGCATGGCATGCGCTATTCTATTTATTGTTCTGAACAGATTGCATATGCGCGGAAAAAGCTGATAAAAAAGCAGGAATTGATTCTGCCCTGGCTGGCAGGTTATAAATTCAACGATCCGGATCATGCCATCTGCGATTGCTGGAAAGTAAAACCGGAACCACCCACCGCCAAAGAACCCGTATATTCAAATATTCCGGCCATTATTGCTGCGGGAGATGTAGACCCCTGGTGCAGGCCCCATTACAACAGATTGATCAAACGTTACATGCCTAACAGCCAGTTGCTGATCGTGCATGATCAGGGACACCTTCCTCCCTTTTATGTAAATGGCGTAGATTATCTGAAAACATTTATTCAGAACCCTTACAAAAAACTGGTGGCCGGTAAAGGGGTAGCGGTGGAGTAA